From Pseudomonadota bacterium:
ACGGCGTCCCCAGTTGTCGAGGCTGAGGATCTCCCCGTTGCTGCTCACCTGCGTGTGATACTTCTCCACGACGGTGGTGAGGTCGGCTTCGTTGACAGAGATGTCGATGATGTAGGTGGCTTCGTAGGTAGGCAAAGCTACACCCCCTTCCTATGGACGTTTGGCCCCGCGGGTGCGCACACGGTGACGTGTGCTCGAGGGGCAGGAAGCTCGTCGGCTCGCGGGCGGTAGGCCCTGGGTTGCTGCGGCCGGCGGTGGCGCGGGCTTCTCTGTGCAGAGAGGCATTGGCCACGTGGCATCACCGGATGGGGATGCACACAGGGCAATAGGATATCACGCTGGGATGGGGCGCACAATGGAACGTATGTTCGATTTTGGCGGTGAAGGCGCTTGTTGGAGGGGAGTGCGCGAGCTGCTCAGATGCCCAGGGAGGTGGCTTCCTTCTCATACCCCTTGATTGCTTCGTCGCGGGTGACTGCGCGCATCTCGATGGTGGCGTGGTCGGCGCCCGGGGTGACCGACCGAACGACCCAGCCGTTCGGATGGGCTGCGCTGGCCGACTGGAACCACGACGTGCTCACCGCGCCGGGGTTCTCTTCCGACGTCTGCTCGATCTTCCAGGCGCGCTGCGGGCTGTCGAACGAGATGACCTTGAAGGTCTGCACCGCGAAGCGGCGATGCTTGCTGTCGTAAACGGTGAAGCGGAACCATCGCCCCGCGCTGAGCTTCTGTCTCGCCAGAACCAGGTTCTGGGTGAAGCGGGCCAGTGGAGACGGGGGAATCGGAACGTCTACGTTCTCGTGGGTGTTGAACTCGTTGTACTCGACCTTGAGCTTGCCCGTGTCGTAGTGAAACACGCCGTCGATGGTGTTGGTGACCGACTGTCCGCCCTTCCACGAGATGATCTTCTGGAAGAAGTTGGCGGGTCTCAGGTCGCCACCGAACTCCCACCAGTCGCGCTGCGCGTGCCGATAGCCGCCGTGCGTGAACAAGATGAGGTTCTGGTACTGGTAGGGCGCGCCTTCCCCGCGGGTGTACTCGCCTCTTCCGAAGCCCGCGCGGCGCCCGTTCACCGCAATGGTGACCCAGAACACCTCGGCCCTGGGGGTGTAGGCTGAGGAGGCGGGAGGCAACGGCTTGGGCAGCGCGGTAGCGCAGGCCGTGAGGGCTGCCATGAGAGCGAGCGCGATGACGAGTGCGCGCGCGGACGCGTGTCGGGAGGGCGTCAGATCCACAGGGGGCGACCGCGGTTGCGGCGGTTGATGTTCATGGCTTCCTTGACCACGCAGACCCCTTTGTAGTAGAGCGCGAGAGAGCGCTTCAGGGCCTCCGCAGGGCAGGTGTCCGGATCGTACTCGGCGAGGAGCGTGAGCGCCTCGTTGACCGCGCTCACGCCGGCAAAGCCCATGTCGATCTCTTCCTGGAACTCCTCTTCGAGACCGATGGGAATGGTCTGGTAGACCTCGGCGATCTGAATCTCTCGACGCGCCTGCTCGGAGATGAACTCCTGCAACCAGTGGCGAAACGCGCCGAGCTCCCACTCGCCTGTCTGCAGCAGCTCGCAACCCTGCGCCAGCAGGAGGATGCGCTCGTCTTCCTCGGGGATGGGGGTGTCGCCGTCGTCTTCGACGAGCAGCTTGCGGCACTCTCGGCAGTAGAGCACTTCCGGGTCGAGGGCGCACGAGCAGTGCGAGCAGATGAGGCTGACCACGTCGCTCAACTCGACAGCCATGCGCCAGCTACCGACCCGTGGACGGGACGGTGCTCTGGCATGGAGGATGCGGCGTGCGTGAGGCAGCGCCTGGCTGCAGGATGCATGGGAGAGCTACCGACTGTCCTTGCCGATGATCTTGTCGATGATGCCGTACTCAAGGGCCTCCTGGGCCGACAAGAACGTGTCGCGCTCCATATCGGCCCGAACCTTCTCGATGGGCTGTCCGGTGTGGAGCGCCACGATCTCTTCGCCGATCTCGCGCATCTTCACCAGCTCGCGCGCCTGGATCTCTACATCGGTGGCCTGGCCGCCGATGCCATGCTGCAAGGGCTGGTGGATCATGATGCGGGCGTGGGGCAGGGCGTAGCGCTTGCCCTTCGTGCCCGCCACCAGAATGGTCGAGGCCGCTGACATCGCCGCGCCCATGCAGATCGTGGAGACGTCGCACTTCACGAGCTGCATGCAGTCGTAGATCGCCATCTCGGCGGTCACCGATCCGCCGGGGGAATTGATGTAGATGTCGATGTCCTTGTCGGGGTCTTCCTGCTCAAGATACAGCAGCTGCGAGACGACCAGTCTCGCCGTGACCTCGTCGATCTCGTCGCCCAGGAAGATGATGCGGTGCTTCAGGAGACGGGAGTAGATGTCGTACTCGCGCTCGCCGCGCGCAGTCTGCTCGATCACCGTGGGGACGATGGTGTGCAGGGGGAAAGTCAACTGTGAACCTCTTTTCGACCTGCGCGCGGCGTGCGTGGCCGGCACACGGGGTCTGCTCGGCTTCC
This genomic window contains:
- a CDS encoding ATP-dependent Clp protease proteolytic subunit, with product MHTIVPTVIEQTARGEREYDIYSRLLKHRIIFLGDEIDEVTARLVVSQLLYLEQEDPDKDIDIYINSPGGSVTAEMAIYDCMQLVKCDVSTICMGAAMSAASTILVAGTKGKRYALPHARIMIHQPLQHGIGGQATDVEIQARELVKMREIGEEIVALHTGQPIEKVRADMERDTFLSAQEALEYGIIDKIIGKDSR